ATTTCCATCATAACAACCTACATCTAATACTCTAGCATTATCATCTAAAAGTTTATAATCATTCAGCCAATTTATTTGCTCTTGTGTATGTTTAAGAGAGGAACCATAACTTTGTCCAGCTTCTTCAAATAGTCTTTCAAACCCTATATTTGAATAACATGGATTCATATATAGTGCTCCACACTCTCTACAGTGTTGTTGATTAATATCTACCTGTTTAGCTTTCCTAGAGTCAGAAAAAAATTGAAAATTATTTAGTGTTATAATTGTTCTATAATCATTTGCATTACATATAGGACAGTTCCTATACTCTAACAATGTTTCATTATCTTTATTTACATAAGTATTAATTTTATTCCACTCTATGTCACTCATTAAATTACCTTTCAAAGCTTCATTTCATCAAATCTTATAAGTAGATATTACTTCTGTAACTAAACATTTTGGAAACAATTTTTTTACTTTAAAATCAAAGTTTAATTTTTTTATATTAATTTCATCTTTTCTTAAAATTAGATTTATCTTATCACTATTCATCTTACAACTTGCTTTATAATGTTCCTCATCTAAACATATATGAATAGCCGGTATATCCATAGCTAAAAGCTCATAAGCACTTACTCCAAAAGAGATTACTGCAAAATCAATCTTAGTTAAAAAACTAGCCATATTTTTTACATCAAAATAGATATTTATATTTTTTCCTAAATTTTTTATTCTCTTTCTATCCGGATGATTTTCTTTTATGATTACAGAAATATTAATATTTTGTTCTATACTAATCAACTCTTCTACAACTTCAAATGTTAAATGATAAGGATCTGTTCCTCCCATCATTACTAAAACATTAGGGATATCATTCTTCTGTTTTTTACAATCTTGATAAAACTCATCTCGCAGTATCACATATTCAAACCCTTTATAGACTTTACCACTATAATCTTTTTCATTAATTGTTGCATGAGGAGGATAAAAACATAAGTCACACTCTTTTGCATATTCACTTGGTTCATCAATTGCAATTGTTAGTATCTTTTTTTCTTTGAGTTTTTTTATTGTCTTAATGGGAAAATTATCTCTTACATCTCCAATAAAAATATTTATATTTTTATTATCAGTAATATTTTGAATCCAACTATCATAATTAAAATTTTCTTCACTTGGAATTAGAATATTATATTTACTCTCTTTAATCTTTTTAATTCCAAGTTCATAGTTCTTTGTAGCAAAATAGATTTTATATCCCATTTTTTCTAAGTTTTTAGCTAAAACTAAACATCTTGTTATATGTCCTAATCCTATTTTTTCTGAAGCATCACATCTTATTAAAATATTTTTTTTCATTACTGCCTCTATAACTAAATACTATAATTTCATTCTAAAAAGTTTCTCTAATCTTTTTTAGTGGTCTTAATCCATCACGAGGATCTGCTCTCCAATCCCTATCTGCAAATTCACTTGGCGCTGCTTTTTTTATACCATCACCATCAGCTATAATTCCTTCATTAACAAGATTTATTGTATTACATATCTGCTCTGGTAACCAGCAATGGCCAGATGAAAACTCTTCTCCTTCACCTTCTAAATCTAAATGAAACTCTACCATTGTTGCATCATATTTGTATATAGCACGTAATAAAACAGCTGTTGATACAGAATGATCTGATAAACCTATATTACAATTAAATGCTTCTCGTAATGTTCTTATTGCCGATACATTCGCCTCTTTAACAGGTGTGGGATAACCAGATATAGCATGAAGTAAAGTTAATTTGGCATCACTGTTTGCTCTAAAAACTTTTACGGCATGAGCTATTTCTTCTATAGTTGCCATACCTGTAGAAAGAACCAATTCTTTACCTGTCTTTGCACATTCAATTATCAAATCATCCCATAATAATTCATACGAAGCTATCTTATAAAAATCAACATAAGGTTCTAATTCTCTAACAGCCTTTAAATAAAATGGAGTACATGAGAACTTCATGCCCAATTCATGAGTATAAGAAGATAATTCAGGTAGAAATTCTATTGGTAATTCCCACTCTTTTCTTTTCACATGTTCTTTACTTTTTGCCAAAATTTCTGGAGCAAACAATTCATCTATCTTAAAAAGCTGGAATTTTACAGCACTACAACCAATTTGGGAAGATACTTTAATAAACTCTTTAGCTCTATCTAAATCTTTTCCATGATTACTTGATACCTCAGCTATAAACATAGGAAACTCTTGATTCATTACTAGCCTTTCTTTTGTTCTACATGAGAGTTTATCTCATAAATATATTTATTTTCTTCTAGCATTTGAATAAGTTCTTCATACGAAAAATCTATTCTATTATTTAATCTTAAATAAATTTCTTTAATTGCTATATAGTCATCTTCTTCATCTAATGTTAGTCTATATTTTGAATCATCATTTTTATTTTTTAAAAGACTTATCTCAATATCATTTTTTATAGTCTTATACATATATGGAGTAACATGCTCTTTTTCAAAAAAAGTTGTCGCATTTAAATATGCTTTTTTCAATAATCCAAATCTAAAAACTTCTGTATCTAATCCTCTAGGGAAACCTGTAGATTGATTAGCTGAACTATAATCACTATTATTCTTTCTAAAAAACTCTAAAGTTCTTCCAAGTATCTCTTGATCTATTAAAGGACAATCAGAAGTACACCTTATAATAATATCATTATCTCCAACTCCATACTTTAATGAAGCCTCGTAATACCTACTTAATACATTACTAGTATCACCTTCATAATATTTAATACCTAGTTTTTTACATAATTCAACAATAGGCTTTTCGGTTCCATCATTCGTTGTTGCAATTATAATATTCTCTTTAAATTTTCTAAGCCTATCAATCATTATTTCTAAAACTGTTTTTCCACATAAAGGAAGCATTACTTTTGAAGGTAATCTTGTACTAGTCATTCGTGCTTGAATAATTATAAAAAATTTATCCATTTAAAACTTCTAGAAGAGTCTTAATTACATATTTTTGCTCTTTTATTGAAAGACTTGGATATATTGGTAAAGATATTGCTTTTGCATAGTATTCATCCATTACAGGAGTATATTCCTTTCCATATCCTAACTTTTTATAAAAAGGCTGCTTATTAATTGGAATATAATGATATTGTACTCCAATATTTTTTTCATGCATTTTAATAACAAATTCTTTTTTATTTATTTTTAATTTGTCAAAATCTATTTTTATTATATAAAGATGGTAAGAAGAGTTTCTAGTAAATTTATATAAAGACTTAATATTTTTAATTTTCTCAAATGCAAGATCATAATTTTTAGCTAAAAGATGTCTCTTCTCAATAAATTCATCTAATTTTTTTAATTGAGATAGTCCTAAAGTACAAGATATATCAGTTAGTCTATAATTAAATCCTAATTCTTTCATATCATAATGCCATGGTGTTACACTACGATCATTTTCCATTCCATGATTTCTAAGACTTAGAAGTCTTTTATATAATTTTTTTGAATTAGTAGTTATCGCTCCACCTTCTCCCGTTGTTATATGTTTTACAGGATGAAATGAGAATATTGATAAGTCCGAATTTTTACAAGATCCAGCTTTGACATTTTTAAATTGTGCGCCTATAGAATGTGCACAATCTTCTAGTATTTTAATACCGTATTTATCTTTTAATCTTTTAATCTTTTTCTGATTTAAAGGATTACCTGAAAAGTGAACTCCGTAAAGTGCTTTAATAGAGGTGTCATTTTTTAATACTTTTTCACATAAATCTAAGTCTATATTTCCATCTTCACCAATATCTACAAAAATAGGCTTTGCATTTGCATACAAAATACCATTTGACGTAGCTAAAAAAGAATTTGGAGTTGTTATAACTTTATCTTTTTCTTTTAAAAGAACTATAGAACTTAGATGTAACGCCGCTGTACCATTTGAAACTACTATACAGTATTTTGCCCCAGTATATTGACAAATTGCTTTTTCAAACTCTAAGACTTTAGAACCTGTAGTTAAGTAATCTGATTTTAAAGTTTCAATAACACTATTTATATCATCTTCTGAAATAGTTTGTCTTCCATAAGGTATAAAATTCAAGTTTAAACATCCTTAGCAAATAAAAGAAGCTCATCAGAACTTAACCAACAATCATTACTTCCTGAATTATATTCAAAACCATGATTTACTTTATTTCCTTTTTCTCCTAAACTATTTTTAGAATAGTCTCTTGAACCAAAGAACTTAATAGTTGGTGCGATTACATAATGATCTTTAAATTCTAATGTTAAGTGAGAATCATCACTTGGGCACATGATTTCATGAAGTTTTTCTCCAGGCCTTATTCCAATAATCTCACAATTTAATTCTGGAGCTAATGCTTTTGCCAAATCAACAATTTTCATAGAAGGAATTTTAGGAATAAATATTTCACCTCCCTGCATTCTTTCAAAGTTCTTTAAAACAAAATCAACTCCTTGCTCAAGAGTTATCATAAATCTTGTCATTTTTTCATCTGTAATAGGAAGAGAACTTGCTCCTTCATTAATAAGTTTTTTAAAAAAAGGAATCACTGAACCTCTACTTCCAATAACATTCCCATATCTAACTACAGAAAAAGAAGTATTCTGCTTCCCTACAAGATTATTTGCAGCAACAAACAGCTTATCTGAAGCGAGTTTCGTTGCACCATAAAGATTTATAGGATTTGCAGCTTTATCTGTCGAAAGAGCAATAATTTTTTCTACTTTATTTTCTATTGCTGCATCAATTACATTTTGTGCACCATTAATATTT
This Arcobacter sp. LA11 DNA region includes the following protein-coding sequences:
- a CDS encoding cytidylyltransferase domain-containing protein, which codes for MDKFFIIIQARMTSTRLPSKVMLPLCGKTVLEIMIDRLRKFKENIIIATTNDGTEKPIVELCKKLGIKYYEGDTSNVLSRYYEASLKYGVGDNDIIIRCTSDCPLIDQEILGRTLEFFRKNNSDYSSANQSTGFPRGLDTEVFRFGLLKKAYLNATTFFEKEHVTPYMYKTIKNDIEISLLKNKNDDSKYRLTLDEEDDYIAIKEIYLRLNNRIDFSYEELIQMLEENKYIYEINSHVEQKKG
- the pseB gene encoding UDP-N-acetylglucosamine 4,6-dehydratase (inverting), whose product is MFNNKNILITGGTGSFGKKYTEMLLKKYQPNKIIIYSRDELKQYEMAQDYDNKCMRYFIGDVRDASRLKKAMKDVDYVIHAAALKHVPIAEYNPMECIKTNINGAQNVIDAAIENKVEKIIALSTDKAANPINLYGATKLASDKLFVAANNLVGKQNTSFSVVRYGNVIGSRGSVIPFFKKLINEGASSLPITDEKMTRFMITLEQGVDFVLKNFERMQGGEIFIPKIPSMKIVDLAKALAPELNCEIIGIRPGEKLHEIMCPSDDSHLTLEFKDHYVIAPTIKFFGSRDYSKNSLGEKGNKVNHGFEYNSGSNDCWLSSDELLLFAKDV
- a CDS encoding N-acetylneuraminate synthase family protein, which encodes MNQEFPMFIAEVSSNHGKDLDRAKEFIKVSSQIGCSAVKFQLFKIDELFAPEILAKSKEHVKRKEWELPIEFLPELSSYTHELGMKFSCTPFYLKAVRELEPYVDFYKIASYELLWDDLIIECAKTGKELVLSTGMATIEEIAHAVKVFRANSDAKLTLLHAISGYPTPVKEANVSAIRTLREAFNCNIGLSDHSVSTAVLLRAIYKYDATMVEFHLDLEGEGEEFSSGHCWLPEQICNTINLVNEGIIADGDGIKKAAPSEFADRDWRADPRDGLRPLKKIRETF
- the pseC gene encoding UDP-4-amino-4,6-dideoxy-N-acetyl-beta-L-altrosamine transaminase, producing MNFIPYGRQTISEDDINSVIETLKSDYLTTGSKVLEFEKAICQYTGAKYCIVVSNGTAALHLSSIVLLKEKDKVITTPNSFLATSNGILYANAKPIFVDIGEDGNIDLDLCEKVLKNDTSIKALYGVHFSGNPLNQKKIKRLKDKYGIKILEDCAHSIGAQFKNVKAGSCKNSDLSIFSFHPVKHITTGEGGAITTNSKKLYKRLLSLRNHGMENDRSVTPWHYDMKELGFNYRLTDISCTLGLSQLKKLDEFIEKRHLLAKNYDLAFEKIKNIKSLYKFTRNSSYHLYIIKIDFDKLKINKKEFVIKMHEKNIGVQYHYIPINKQPFYKKLGYGKEYTPVMDEYYAKAISLPIYPSLSIKEQKYVIKTLLEVLNG